Proteins from one Puntigrus tetrazona isolate hp1 unplaced genomic scaffold, ASM1883169v1 S000000746, whole genome shotgun sequence genomic window:
- the LOC122335207 gene encoding uncharacterized protein LOC122335207 isoform X1 has translation MFFSLLLLFGLFYHSHSGNKNLPVTGKRDGNLTLLCEIEDKQILHVELFSESGTIDVCQTEGCSERVSKTAACDVLIKNLSFSDAGKHTLRVYYSNNQTSVAQNKERIYQIHIYDEITVKTGKPIKLHVLMSNAHKVEKNSSEGWKKVWERGHGLWSDRMNVSDGDLIIKAFTDNDAGTYRVLDAEDETLITVNITESDTKLKEKLDKDEDKTNHTEEHGIWIWPVVVCSLILVLIGIGFFISRWHRNRNVSQDSVQERSVVLEKLNPNPKCD, from the exons AT GTTCTTCAGTCTGCTGCTTCTGTTTGGTCTCTTCTATCACAGTCACAGCG GAAACAAAAATCTACCAGTGACAGGAAAAAGAGACGGCAATCTCACTCTACTGTGTGAAATTGAGGACAAACAGATTTTACATGTTGAGTTATTTAGTGAGTCAGGAACCATCGATGTCTGTCAGACTGAAGGATGTAGTGAACGAGTATCTAAAACAGCAGCATGTGACGTCCTCATCAAGAATCTGAGCTTCAGTGACGCTGGGAAACACACTTTAAGAGTCTATTACAGTAATAATCAGACAAGCGTGGCACAGAATAAGGAGAGGATATACCAAATCCATATTTATG ATGAGATTACTGTGAAAACAGGCAAACCAATAAAACTGCATGTTCTGATGTCCAACGCTCATAAAGTGGAGAAGAACTCCAGTGAAGGCTGGAAGAAGGTCTGGGAGAGAGGTCACGGGCTCTGGAGCGATAGAATGAACGTCAGCGATGGAGACCTGATCATTAAAGCATTTACAGATAATGATGCTGGAACATACAGAGTTCTGGACGCTGAAGATGAAACCTTGATCACAGTGAACATCACAG AATCAGATACaaaattaaaagagaaactGGACAAAGATGAAGACAAAACTAATCACACTGAAGAACATG GGATATGGATATGGCCAGTAGTAGTGTGTTCTTTGATTCTGGTTCTGATTGGGATTGGTTTCTTCATATCGCGATGGCACAGAAATAGAAATGTCTCGCAGGATTCAGTACAGGAGCGCTCAGTGGTACTGGAGAAACTCAATCCTAATCCTAAATGTGATTAA
- the LOC122335207 gene encoding uncharacterized protein LOC122335207 isoform X2 translates to MFFSLLLLFGLIYHSHSGNKNLPVTGKRDGNLTLLCEIEDKQILHVELFSESGTIDVCQTEGCSERVSKTAACDVLIKNLSFSDAGKHTLRVYYSNNQTSVAQNKERIYQIHIYDEITVKTGKPIKLHVLMSNAHKVEKNSSEGWKKVWERGHGLWSDRMNVSDGDLIIKAFTDNDAGTYRVLDAEDETLITVNITESDTKLKEKLDKDEDKTNHTEEHGIWIWPVVVCSLILVLIGIGFFISRWHRNRNVSQDSVQERSVVLEKLNPNPKCD, encoded by the exons AT GTTCTTCAGTCTGCTGCTTCTGTTTGGTCTCATCTATCACAGTCACAGCG GAAACAAAAATCTACCAGTGACAGGAAAAAGAGACGGCAATCTCACTCTACTGTGTGAAATTGAGGACAAACAGATTTTACATGTTGAGTTATTTAGTGAGTCAGGAACCATCGATGTCTGTCAGACTGAAGGATGTAGTGAACGAGTATCTAAAACAGCAGCATGTGACGTCCTCATCAAGAATCTGAGCTTCAGTGACGCTGGGAAACACACTTTAAGAGTCTATTACAGTAATAATCAGACAAGCGTGGCACAGAATAAGGAGAGGATATACCAAATCCATATTTATG ATGAGATTACTGTGAAAACAGGCAAACCAATAAAACTGCATGTTCTGATGTCCAACGCTCATAAAGTGGAGAAGAACTCCAGTGAAGGCTGGAAGAAGGTCTGGGAGAGAGGTCACGGGCTCTGGAGCGATAGAATGAACGTCAGCGATGGAGACCTGATCATTAAAGCATTTACAGATAATGATGCTGGAACATACAGAGTTCTGGACGCTGAAGATGAAACCTTGATCACAGTGAACATCACAG AATCAGATACaaaattaaaagagaaactGGACAAAGATGAAGACAAAACTAATCACACTGAAGAACATG GGATATGGATATGGCCAGTAGTAGTGTGTTCTTTGATTCTGGTTCTGATTGGGATTGGTTTCTTCATATCGCGATGGCACAGAAATAGAAATGTCTCGCAGGATTCAGTACAGGAGCGCTCAGTGGTACTGGAGAAACTCAATCCTAATCCTAAATGTGATTAA
- the LOC122335153 gene encoding uncharacterized protein LOC122335153, which translates to MFIYLNLLLLLFTFIYQSGTPPVGTSTVPVSGKHGDNVTLPCQLEATKISDISLNNVSENIPVCQTEECSGRVLKRGNCDIVFKDLCFSDAGTYFLHVFYKNDQKKLKRRLWAYQLHIHDEISVKTGEERKLDVLSNANQVVHLTRNRRSWREVWSRVGGAQSDQMTDADGTLTIKEFTANDAGTYRVLDSEGEILITLTLTESDSKGESHDTDDDKPDNTRRRAVSFWIIIVGLTIVLALMICLVIYRKCH; encoded by the exons AT GTTCATATACTTGAatcttcttctgctgctgtttaCCTTCATCTATCAGAGCG GAACGCCTCCTGTAGGAACCAGCACTGTACCGGTGTCAGGAAAACACGGAGACAATGTCACACTGCCATGTCAATTAGAGGCCACAAAGATTTCTGATATTAGTTTAAACAATGTGTCCGAAAACATCCCTGTGTGTCAGACGGAAGAATGCAGCGGACGAGTATTGAAACGGGGAAACTGTGACATCGTCTTCAAGGATCTGTGCTTCAGTGATGCTGGGACATACTTTTTACACgtcttttacaaaaatgatcaGAAAAAGCTGAAGCGACGGTTGTGGGCGTACCAGCTTCATATTCACG ACGAGATCTCGGTGAAAACCGGCGAGGAGCGGAAACTGGATGTTCTTTCTAACGCTAATCAAGTGGTGCACTTGACCAGAAACAGAAGGAGTTGGAGAGAGGTCTGGAGCAGAGTCGGCGGAGCTCAGAGCGATCAGATGACCGACGCTGATGGGACTCTGACCATTAAAGAGTTTACAGCCAACGATGCAGGAACATACAGAGTTCTGGACTCTGAAGGAGAAATCTTGATCACACTGACACTCACGG AATCAGATTCAAAGGGAGAAAGCCACGACACGGATGATGACAAGCCTGATAACACAAGACGACGCG CTGTTTCGTTTTGGATTATTATTGTTGGACTGACTATAGTTCTGGCCTTAATGATATGTCTAGTCATATATAGAAAATGTCATTGA